Proteins encoded by one window of Vibrio rumoiensis:
- the rpsE gene encoding 30S ribosomal protein S5 has translation MAKQEQQASDLNEKLIAVNRVSKTVKGGRIFSFTALTVVGDGNGRVGFGYGKAREVPAAIQKAMEKARRNMVTIALNEGTLHHSVKGRHTGSKVYMQPASEGTGIIAGGAMRAVLEVVGVHNVLAKAYGSTNPINIVRATIDGLSGMKSPEMVAAKRGLTVESISE, from the coding sequence ATGGCTAAACAAGAACAACAAGCTTCAGATTTGAATGAAAAGCTTATCGCTGTTAACCGTGTATCTAAGACGGTTAAAGGTGGTCGAATCTTTAGCTTTACTGCACTAACTGTAGTTGGTGACGGTAATGGTCGCGTTGGTTTCGGTTACGGCAAAGCTCGTGAAGTACCAGCTGCGATTCAAAAAGCAATGGAAAAAGCGCGTCGTAACATGGTTACTATCGCTCTTAACGAAGGCACTCTTCACCACTCAGTGAAAGGTCGCCACACAGGCTCTAAAGTTTACATGCAACCAGCTTCTGAAGGTACAGGTATCATTGCCGGTGGTGCAATGCGTGCAGTACTTGAAGTTGTAGGTGTTCATAACGTACTTGCGAAAGCGTACGGTTCTACGAACCCTATCAACATCGTTCGTGCAACGATCGATGGTTTGAGCGGCATGAAGTCACCAGAAATGGTTGCTGCTAAACGTGGTCTAACTGTTGAATCTATTTCGGAGTAA
- a CDS encoding DUF2780 domain-containing protein, with translation MKKLALTLITASLVISSPSYALFGLGDKDTDAVTKLATQAQSSSELVNSLKDQLGVSTEQAAGGAGALLAMASNQLSGTSGKEFSGLSSNLSGLLNSAKSAGSSLDSMAAVKTAFEKLGLDSSMVEQYVPIILDYLGDEGASSDLLGSLTSLWK, from the coding sequence ATGAAAAAACTGGCCCTTACCTTAATCACTGCTAGCCTTGTGATATCGTCACCGAGTTATGCACTCTTCGGCCTTGGCGATAAAGATACCGATGCCGTGACCAAATTAGCAACTCAAGCTCAAAGCAGTTCGGAGCTAGTCAATAGTCTAAAAGATCAATTAGGCGTCTCTACCGAACAAGCTGCAGGTGGCGCAGGCGCGTTGTTAGCAATGGCTTCCAATCAACTATCTGGAACTTCTGGAAAAGAGTTCTCTGGCTTATCCTCCAATCTTAGTGGGCTGTTGAATAGTGCAAAATCAGCAGGTAGCTCATTAGATAGTATGGCAGCGGTAAAAACTGCATTTGAAAAACTCGGGCTAGATAGCTCAATGGTTGAACAATACGTGCCAATCATACTAGATTATTTAGGTGATGAAGGGGCAAGTAGCGATCTACTGGGCTCATTAACCAGTCTTTGGAAATAA
- the rpmJ gene encoding 50S ribosomal protein L36: MKVRASVKKICRNCKVIKRNGVVRVICSEPKHKQRQG, translated from the coding sequence ATGAAAGTTCGTGCTTCCGTTAAAAAAATCTGCCGTAACTGTAAAGTTATCAAGCGCAACGGTGTTGTGCGTGTAATTTGCAGTGAGCCAAAGCATAAACAACGCCAAGGCTAA
- the secY gene encoding preprotein translocase subunit SecY: MAKKPGQDFSTAKQGTGELKSRLLFVILALLVFRAGSFVPIPGIDAAVLADLFEQQKGTIIEMFNMFSGGALSRASILALGIMPYISASIVVQLLTVVHPALAELKKEGEAGRRKISRYTRYGTLVLATFQAIGIATGLPNMVQNLVVIDQTMFTIIATISLVTGTMFLMWLGEQITERGIGNGISLIIFTGIVAGLPAAIGHTIEQARQGELNVLLLLLIAVVAFAVIYFVVFMERGQRRIVVNYAKRQQGRKVFAAQSTHLPLKINMAGVIPAIFASSIILFPGTLAQWLGQNGESKTFGWLTDVSLALSPGQPLYIILYATAIIFFCFFYTAMVFNPRETADNLKKSGAFVPGIRPGEQTARYIDKVMTRLTLVGALYITFICLVPQFMMTAWNVKFYFGGTSLLIVVVVIMDFMAQVQTHLMSQQYDSVLKKANLKGYGR; encoded by the coding sequence ATGGCTAAAAAACCAGGACAAGATTTCAGTACTGCTAAACAGGGTACTGGTGAATTAAAATCGCGTTTATTATTCGTAATCCTCGCGCTTTTGGTATTCCGAGCTGGCTCTTTTGTGCCGATTCCTGGTATTGATGCGGCTGTACTTGCCGATTTGTTCGAACAGCAAAAAGGTACCATCATTGAAATGTTTAACATGTTCTCTGGTGGTGCTCTTTCGCGTGCATCTATATTAGCGTTGGGCATCATGCCGTATATTTCGGCTTCGATTGTTGTCCAATTGCTAACTGTAGTTCATCCAGCGTTAGCGGAACTCAAGAAAGAGGGTGAAGCAGGCCGTCGTAAGATAAGCCGATACACACGCTATGGCACGCTTGTACTAGCAACTTTCCAAGCAATTGGTATTGCAACTGGTCTGCCGAATATGGTCCAAAATCTGGTCGTTATCGACCAAACCATGTTCACAATCATTGCTACCATCAGTTTAGTAACCGGTACCATGTTCTTAATGTGGTTAGGTGAACAAATTACTGAGCGTGGAATTGGTAACGGTATCTCGTTGATTATTTTTACGGGTATTGTTGCTGGGTTGCCAGCTGCAATCGGACATACAATTGAGCAAGCGCGTCAAGGTGAATTGAACGTGCTTCTTCTATTGTTAATCGCTGTGGTTGCGTTCGCTGTTATTTATTTCGTTGTTTTCATGGAACGTGGTCAACGTCGTATTGTCGTTAACTATGCGAAGCGTCAGCAAGGTCGTAAAGTGTTTGCAGCACAAAGTACGCATTTACCATTGAAGATAAACATGGCAGGTGTAATCCCAGCTATATTTGCTTCAAGTATTATCCTGTTTCCAGGTACTCTTGCTCAATGGCTTGGCCAGAACGGTGAAAGTAAAACATTTGGTTGGTTAACGGACGTGTCATTAGCACTGAGCCCAGGTCAACCGTTGTATATAATACTTTATGCGACAGCAATTATTTTCTTCTGTTTCTTTTATACAGCGATGGTATTTAACCCTCGTGAAACAGCAGATAATTTGAAGAAGTCCGGTGCATTCGTACCCGGCATCCGCCCAGGTGAGCAGACAGCTAGATATATAGATAAAGTAATGACTCGTTTAACACTAGTTGGTGCTTTATATATTACCTTTATTTGTCTAGTCCCACAGTTTATGATGACCGCTTGGAACGTTAAGTTCTATTTCGGTGGTACTTCACTACTTATCGTAGTGGTAGTAATCATGGACTTTATGGCACAGGTACAGACTCATCTGATGTCTCAGCAGTATGATTCTGTGTTGAAAAAAGCGAATCTGAAAGGCTATGGCCGCTAA
- the rplF gene encoding 50S ribosomal protein L6 yields MSRVAKAPVAIPAGVEVKLNGQEVTVKGAKGELTRVLHNAVVIAQEENNLTFGPREGVVNAWAQAGTARALVNNMVVGVTEGFTKKLVLKGVGYCAAIKGNSVALTLGFSHPVEHELPSGVKAECPSQTEIVLTACDKQLVGQVAADIRSYREPEPYKGKGVRYADENVRTKEAKKK; encoded by the coding sequence ATGTCTCGTGTTGCTAAAGCACCTGTCGCTATTCCAGCTGGCGTAGAGGTGAAACTGAATGGTCAAGAAGTTACTGTTAAAGGTGCAAAAGGTGAGTTAACTCGCGTTTTACACAATGCAGTAGTGATCGCTCAGGAAGAAAACAACCTGACTTTCGGTCCACGTGAAGGTGTAGTGAATGCTTGGGCTCAAGCAGGTACTGCGCGTGCACTTGTAAACAACATGGTTGTTGGTGTTACTGAAGGCTTTACGAAGAAGCTAGTTCTAAAGGGTGTTGGTTACTGTGCTGCTATTAAAGGCAACTCTGTAGCTCTAACTCTAGGCTTCTCTCATCCTGTAGAGCATGAATTGCCTTCAGGTGTTAAAGCTGAATGTCCAAGCCAAACTGAAATCGTATTAACTGCTTGTGATAAGCAATTAGTCGGTCAAGTTGCTGCTGACATTCGTTCTTACCGTGAGCCTGAGCCTTATAAAGGCAAAGGTGTTCGTTACGCAGATGAAAATGTGCGTACTAAAGAAGCTAAGAAGAAGTAA
- the rplR gene encoding 50S ribosomal protein L18, which produces MDKKASRIRRATRARRKIAELGANRLVVHRTPRHVYAQVIAPNGSVVIASASTVEKAIREQVKNTGNVDAAKAVGKAIAERAIEKGISDVAFDRSGFQYHGRVAALADSAREAGLKF; this is translated from the coding sequence ATGGATAAGAAAGCATCTCGCATCCGTCGTGCTACACGTGCACGTCGTAAGATTGCTGAGCTAGGTGCAAACCGCCTAGTAGTACACCGTACTCCGCGTCATGTGTACGCTCAGGTTATCGCACCAAACGGCTCTGTGGTTATCGCTTCTGCTTCTACTGTAGAAAAGGCGATCCGTGAGCAAGTTAAGAATACTGGTAACGTTGACGCTGCTAAAGCTGTAGGTAAAGCTATTGCTGAGCGCGCTATCGAAAAAGGCATCTCTGATGTGGCTTTCGATCGTTCTGGTTTCCAATACCACGGTCGAGTGGCGGCACTTGCAGATTCTGCACGTGAAGCTGGTCTGAAATTCTAA
- the rplQ gene encoding 50S ribosomal protein L17 codes for MRHRKSGRQLNRNSSHRKAMFSNMASSLVRHEVIKTTLPKAKELRRVVEPLITLAKTDSVANRRLAFARTRDNEVVAKLFNELGPRFAARQGGYTRILKAGFRTGDKAPMAYIELVDRPEAAAEEAAE; via the coding sequence ATGCGCCATCGTAAGAGTGGTCGTCAACTCAACCGCAACAGCAGCCATCGTAAAGCGATGTTTAGCAACATGGCTAGCTCTCTAGTTCGTCATGAAGTTATCAAGACAACTTTGCCTAAGGCAAAAGAGCTTCGCCGCGTAGTTGAGCCTTTGATTACACTAGCTAAGACTGACAGCGTTGCTAACCGTCGTCTAGCATTTGCTCGCACTCGTGATAACGAAGTTGTAGCAAAATTATTTAATGAATTAGGTCCACGTTTTGCTGCCCGTCAAGGCGGTTACACTCGTATCCTAAAAGCTGGCTTCCGTACAGGTGATAAAGCGCCAATGGCATACATTGAGCTTGTTGACCGTCCAGAAGCAGCAGCTGAAGAAGCTGCTGAGTAA
- the rpsH gene encoding 30S ribosomal protein S8 yields MSMQDPISDMLTRIRNGQAANKVAVKMPSSKLKVAIATLLKAEGYIADFAVEGEVKPELEVTLKYFQAKPVIEQIQRVSRPGLRVYKKKDELPSVMGGLGVAVVSTSKGLMSDRAARKAGLGGEIICYVA; encoded by the coding sequence ATGAGCATGCAAGATCCGATTTCGGATATGCTGACCCGCATTCGTAACGGTCAGGCAGCAAACAAAGTTGCTGTGAAAATGCCTTCTTCAAAGCTTAAAGTTGCAATTGCTACTTTACTAAAAGCTGAAGGCTACATCGCTGATTTCGCTGTTGAAGGCGAAGTAAAACCAGAGCTAGAAGTTACTCTTAAGTACTTCCAAGCAAAACCAGTAATCGAGCAAATCCAACGTGTTTCACGTCCTGGTCTTCGCGTCTATAAGAAAAAAGACGAGTTGCCATCAGTGATGGGCGGTTTGGGTGTTGCTGTTGTTTCCACTTCCAAGGGTCTGATGTCTGACCGTGCTGCTCGTAAAGCAGGTCTTGGTGGTGAAATCATCTGTTACGTAGCTTAA
- the rpmD gene encoding 50S ribosomal protein L30 gives MATIKVTQTKSSIGRLPKHKATLRGLGLRRINHTVELEDTACVRGMINKVQYMVKVEE, from the coding sequence ATGGCAACTATTAAAGTAACTCAAACTAAAAGCTCAATTGGTCGCCTACCAAAGCACAAAGCTACTTTGCGTGGACTAGGCCTTCGTCGAATCAACCACACTGTTGAACTTGAAGATACTGCTTGCGTACGCGGCATGATCAACAAAGTTCAATACATGGTTAAAGTTGAGGAGTAA
- the rpsK gene encoding 30S ribosomal protein S11, with translation MAKQPTRTRKRVRKQVADGVAHIHASFNNTIVTITDRQGNALSWATAGGSGFRGSRKSTPFAAQVAAERAGEMAKEYGLKNLEVMVKGPGPGRESTIRALNALGYRITNIVDATPIPHNGCRPPKKRRV, from the coding sequence ATGGCAAAACAACCAACACGCACGCGTAAACGCGTTCGCAAGCAAGTAGCAGATGGCGTAGCGCACATCCATGCTTCTTTTAACAACACAATCGTGACCATCACTGACCGTCAAGGTAATGCTCTTTCATGGGCTACTGCAGGTGGTTCAGGTTTCCGTGGTTCTCGTAAATCTACGCCGTTCGCTGCACAGGTTGCTGCTGAACGCGCAGGTGAAATGGCCAAAGAATATGGCCTAAAGAACTTGGAAGTTATGGTTAAGGGCCCTGGTCCTGGTCGTGAGTCTACTATCCGTGCTTTAAACGCATTGGGTTACCGCATCACTAACATCGTTGATGCAACTCCGATCCCTCATAACGGTTGTCGTCCACCTAAGAAACGTCGCGTTTAA
- the rpsD gene encoding 30S ribosomal protein S4: protein MARYLGPKLKLSRREGTDLFLKSGVRAIDTKCKIDNAPGVHGARRGRLSEFGVQLREKQKVRRMYGVLEKQFRNYYKEAARLKGNTGANLLQLLEGRLDNVVYRMGFGATRAESRQLVSHKAILVNGKVVNVPSFKVTANDVVSIREKAKQQSRIKAALEVAEQREKPTWIEVDASKMEGVFKRIPERSDLSADINEHLIVELYSK from the coding sequence ATGGCAAGATATTTGGGCCCTAAGCTAAAGCTTAGTCGTCGTGAAGGTACTGACTTATTCCTTAAGTCAGGTGTCCGCGCGATCGATACCAAGTGTAAAATTGATAACGCACCAGGTGTACACGGCGCTCGTCGCGGTCGTCTATCTGAGTTTGGCGTTCAGCTTCGTGAGAAGCAAAAAGTTCGTCGTATGTACGGCGTACTAGAAAAACAATTCCGCAACTACTACAAAGAAGCTGCACGCCTTAAAGGCAATACAGGTGCAAACCTGCTTCAACTTCTTGAAGGTCGTTTAGATAATGTTGTTTACCGTATGGGTTTCGGTGCTACACGCGCTGAATCACGTCAACTAGTTAGCCACAAAGCTATCTTAGTAAACGGCAAAGTAGTTAACGTTCCTTCATTCAAAGTTACGGCTAACGACGTTGTTTCTATTCGTGAAAAAGCTAAACAGCAATCACGTATTAAAGCTGCTCTAGAAGTTGCTGAACAACGCGAAAAACCAACTTGGATTGAAGTAGATGCTAGCAAGATGGAAGGTGTGTTTAAACGCATCCCAGAGCGTTCTGATCTATCTGCTGACATCAACGAACACTTGATCGTCGAACTTTACTCTAAGTAA
- a CDS encoding DNA-directed RNA polymerase subunit alpha: MQGSVTEFLKPRLVDIEQISTTHAKVTLEPLERGFGHTLGNALRRILLSSMPGCAVTEVEIEGVLHEYSTKEGVQEDILEILLNLKGLAVSVAEGKDEVFITLKKSGSGPVVAGDIIHDGDVEIANPEHVICHLTDDKAEIAMRIKVQRGRGYVPSSARIHTEEDERPIGRLLVDATYSPVDKIAYAVEAARVEQRTDLDKLVIDMETNGTLEPEEAIRRAATILAEQLDAFVDLRDVRVPEEKEEKPEFDPILLRPVDDLELTVRSANCLKAEAIHYIGDLVQRTEVELLKTPNLGKKSLTEIKDVLASRGLSLGMRLENWPPASIAED; encoded by the coding sequence ATGCAGGGTTCTGTAACAGAATTTCTTAAGCCACGTCTTGTTGACATCGAACAGATCAGCACGACACATGCAAAAGTAACTCTTGAGCCTTTAGAGCGTGGTTTTGGCCACACTTTAGGTAATGCACTTCGCCGTATTCTTTTATCTTCTATGCCAGGTTGTGCTGTAACAGAAGTTGAGATTGAAGGCGTTCTACACGAGTACAGCACCAAAGAAGGCGTTCAAGAAGATATCCTTGAGATTCTTCTGAACCTGAAAGGGTTAGCTGTAAGTGTTGCCGAAGGCAAAGATGAAGTGTTTATTACACTAAAAAAATCAGGCTCGGGCCCTGTTGTTGCAGGTGACATCATCCATGATGGTGATGTAGAGATCGCTAACCCAGAACACGTTATTTGTCACCTAACGGATGACAAAGCTGAAATCGCTATGCGCATTAAAGTTCAACGTGGTCGTGGTTATGTTCCGTCTTCAGCTCGTATCCATACTGAAGAAGATGAGCGTCCAATTGGTCGTCTACTTGTTGATGCAACATACAGCCCGGTTGATAAAATCGCCTACGCTGTAGAAGCAGCACGTGTAGAACAACGTACTGACTTAGACAAGCTTGTTATCGATATGGAAACAAATGGCACTTTAGAACCTGAGGAAGCTATCCGTCGTGCGGCTACAATCTTAGCTGAACAATTGGATGCATTCGTAGATCTTCGCGATGTACGTGTTCCAGAAGAGAAAGAAGAGAAGCCGGAGTTCGATCCTATTCTACTGCGTCCTGTAGACGATCTTGAACTAACAGTTCGCTCTGCTAACTGCTTGAAAGCAGAAGCGATTCACTACATCGGTGATCTTGTACAGCGTACTGAGGTTGAGCTTCTTAAAACGCCAAACCTTGGTAAGAAGTCTTTAACAGAGATTAAAGATGTTCTAGCGTCGCGCGGTCTTTCTCTAGGTATGCGCCTAGAAAACTGGCCACCAGCGTCGATTGCTGAAGATTAA
- the rplE gene encoding 50S ribosomal protein L5, whose protein sequence is MAKLHDYYKSSVVAELTKEFSYTSVMQVPRIEKITLNMGVGEAINDKKLLENAASDMATISGQKPLITKARKSVAGFKIREGYPIGCKVTLRGERMWDFFERLISIALPRVRDFRGVSAKSFDGRGNYSMGVREQIIFPEIDYDKVDRVRGLDITITTSANTDEEGRALLAAFNFPFRK, encoded by the coding sequence ATGGCGAAACTGCATGATTACTACAAGTCGTCTGTAGTCGCTGAACTGACCAAAGAGTTCAGCTACACAAGCGTCATGCAAGTCCCTAGGATTGAGAAAATCACCCTAAATATGGGCGTTGGTGAAGCAATCAACGATAAGAAACTACTTGAGAATGCTGCAAGTGATATGGCGACCATTTCTGGTCAAAAGCCACTAATCACTAAAGCACGCAAATCTGTTGCTGGTTTCAAAATTCGTGAAGGCTACCCAATTGGTTGTAAAGTAACCTTGCGTGGCGAGCGTATGTGGGATTTCTTTGAGCGTTTGATTTCTATCGCTCTTCCACGAGTACGTGATTTCCGTGGTGTTAGCGCTAAGTCTTTTGACGGACGCGGTAACTACAGCATGGGCGTTCGCGAGCAAATCATCTTCCCGGAAATCGACTACGATAAAGTCGATCGTGTACGCGGTCTTGATATTACTATCACGACGTCTGCAAACACTGATGAGGAAGGCCGAGCTCTGCTGGCTGCCTTTAACTTCCCATTCCGCAAATAA
- the rpsM gene encoding 30S ribosomal protein S13: protein MARIAGINIPDQKHAVIALTAIYGIGKTRSQAILAEVGIAEDVKISELTEEQIDQLRDGVAKYTVEGDLRREVSMNIKRLMDLGCYRGLRHRRSLPLRGQRTKTNARTRKGPRKPIKK, encoded by the coding sequence GTGGCCCGTATAGCAGGCATTAACATTCCTGATCAAAAACACGCTGTTATCGCATTAACTGCGATCTACGGCATCGGTAAAACTCGTTCTCAAGCTATTCTAGCTGAAGTGGGTATTGCTGAAGATGTTAAGATCAGTGAACTAACTGAAGAGCAGATTGATCAACTGCGTGATGGTGTAGCTAAATACACTGTAGAAGGTGATCTACGTCGTGAAGTATCGATGAACATCAAGCGTCTTATGGACCTTGGCTGTTACCGCGGTCTTCGTCATCGTCGCAGTCTACCACTACGTGGACAGCGTACTAAAACCAACGCACGCACTCGTAAGGGTCCGCGCAAGCCGATCAAAAAATAA
- the rplX gene encoding 50S ribosomal protein L24, producing the protein MAAKIRRNDEVIVLAGKDKGKRGKVTKVLETGKVFVEGINLVKKHQKPQPALGQQGGIVEQEAAIDASNVAIFNASTGKADRIGFRLEEGKKVRFFKSNGELIK; encoded by the coding sequence ATGGCAGCTAAAATCCGTCGTAATGACGAAGTAATCGTTCTTGCTGGTAAAGATAAAGGCAAGCGCGGTAAAGTAACTAAGGTTCTCGAGACTGGTAAAGTTTTCGTTGAAGGTATCAACCTTGTTAAAAAACACCAAAAGCCTCAACCGGCTCTAGGTCAACAAGGTGGCATCGTTGAACAAGAAGCAGCTATTGATGCTTCTAACGTTGCAATCTTTAACGCATCTACTGGTAAAGCGGATCGTATCGGTTTCCGTTTGGAAGAAGGCAAAAAAGTGCGTTTCTTCAAATCAAACGGTGAATTAATTAAGTAA
- the rpmC gene encoding 50S ribosomal protein L29: MKAQDLREKSVEELNAELLNLLREQFNLRMQAATGQLQQTHTLKAVRRDIARVKTVLTSKAGA, from the coding sequence ATGAAAGCACAAGACCTACGCGAAAAAAGCGTTGAAGAGCTTAACGCTGAGTTATTGAATTTGCTACGCGAACAGTTCAACTTGCGCATGCAAGCTGCAACTGGTCAGCTACAGCAAACTCATACTCTGAAAGCTGTACGCCGTGATATCGCACGTGTTAAGACTGTTTTGACTAGTAAGGCAGGCGCATAA
- the rplO gene encoding 50S ribosomal protein L15, whose protein sequence is MRLNTLSPAAGSKPSKKRLGRGIGSGLGKTGGRGHKGQKSRSGGSVRPGFEGGQMPLKQRLPKFGFTSRKSLVTAEVRLAELAKVTADVIDLDSLKAANVITKNIEFVKVVLSGEISKPVTVKGLRVTKGAVAAIEAAGGKVEA, encoded by the coding sequence ATGCGTTTGAATACTCTATCACCGGCTGCGGGTTCTAAGCCTTCTAAGAAGCGTTTAGGTCGTGGTATCGGTTCTGGACTAGGTAAAACTGGTGGCCGCGGTCACAAAGGTCAAAAATCACGTTCTGGCGGCTCTGTTCGTCCAGGTTTTGAAGGTGGTCAAATGCCTTTGAAACAACGTCTACCAAAATTCGGTTTCACTTCTCGTAAGAGCCTAGTGACTGCTGAAGTTCGTCTAGCTGAGCTAGCGAAAGTAACGGCTGACGTTATCGATCTTGACAGCTTGAAAGCTGCTAACGTAATCACTAAGAACATCGAGTTTGTTAAAGTTGTTCTTTCTGGTGAAATCAGCAAGCCAGTAACTGTTAAAGGTCTACGTGTGACTAAAGGTGCTGTAGCTGCTATCGAAGCTGCTGGCGGTAAAGTCGAAGCTTAA
- the rpsQ gene encoding 30S ribosomal protein S17, producing MSETTRTTQGRVISDKMDKSIVVAIERFVKHPIYGKFIKRTTKVHAHDETNECGLGDKVEIRECRPLSKTKSWTLVKVLEKAKI from the coding sequence ATGAGCGAAACAACTCGTACGACTCAAGGTCGTGTAATTAGCGATAAAATGGACAAGTCTATTGTTGTTGCTATCGAACGTTTTGTTAAACACCCAATTTATGGGAAGTTCATCAAACGTACGACAAAAGTACATGCACACGATGAAACCAACGAATGTGGCCTAGGCGACAAAGTTGAGATTCGTGAGTGTCGTCCTCTGTCTAAGACTAAGTCTTGGACATTGGTTAAAGTTCTAGAAAAAGCGAAAATTTAA
- the rplN gene encoding 50S ribosomal protein L14 — protein MIQMQSTLDAADNSGARRVMCIKVLGGSHRRYAHIGDIIKVTVKEAIPRGKVKKGDVLKAVVVRTRKGVRRPDGSVIRFDRNACVLLNDNTEQPVGTRIFGPVTRELRNAKFMKIVSLAPEVL, from the coding sequence ATGATCCAAATGCAAAGTACACTGGACGCAGCGGATAACTCCGGCGCTCGCAGAGTAATGTGTATTAAGGTTCTGGGTGGCTCTCACCGCCGTTATGCACATATCGGAGATATCATCAAAGTTACTGTTAAGGAAGCAATTCCTCGCGGTAAAGTAAAAAAAGGTGATGTTCTGAAAGCGGTAGTGGTGCGCACCCGTAAAGGCGTTCGTCGTCCAGACGGTTCTGTCATTCGCTTCGACCGTAATGCTTGTGTGTTGTTGAATGACAATACTGAGCAACCAGTCGGTACACGTATCTTTGGTCCTGTGACTCGTGAGCTTCGTAATGCGAAATTCATGAAAATTGTGTCACTAGCACCTGAAGTTCTGTAA
- the rpsN gene encoding 30S ribosomal protein S14, whose protein sequence is MAKQSMKARETKRAKLVAQYAEKRAALKATISDVNASEEDRWNAVLKLQALPRDSSASRQRNRCNQTGRPHGYLRKFGLSRIKVREACMKGEIPGLRKASW, encoded by the coding sequence ATGGCTAAACAATCAATGAAAGCACGTGAAACAAAACGTGCCAAGCTTGTAGCACAATACGCTGAAAAGCGTGCTGCGCTAAAAGCAACCATCAGTGATGTTAACGCATCTGAAGAAGATCGTTGGAACGCAGTTCTTAAACTGCAAGCTCTTCCACGTGATTCAAGTGCATCGCGTCAGCGCAACCGTTGCAACCAAACTGGTCGTCCACACGGTTACCTACGTAAATTCGGTCTAAGCCGTATCAAAGTTCGTGAAGCTTGCATGAAAGGCGAGATTCCTGGACTTCGTAAGGCTAGCTGGTAA